The nucleotide sequence tgatggcagattgtgaaaacatgtgaatgcatgtgtttgatgaatgataagtggtgaatgatatgataagtgataagtggtgaatgataagtgatgaatgataagtggtgaatgatatgataagtggtgaatgataagtgatatgatatgtgattatgataagtaatgggagaatgtgagggaatgaataatgaatgcatgtgtatggttttgggagaaaggtggagatgcactgcataagggaattggaaaggtttaaatgtcctaaaactaaagggaacaaagttccaacactttggtcttcaatttcgtccaacattttggcgccaagcataagctatccatccttagcccaaaagtgctccaaaagtctccaaaatgcatctttttgctcctttagccctttggacctacaaacacacgaaaatagcttaaaagactaaaataactaaagaaataaaacgtaaatgcacgagaacaagccatttaagttgcatgaatatgctcctatcacttaactttcctacttcaagtaggaaaccttctttgactaggaatccttctttgattaggaatccttcttagattaggaatccttctttgattaggaatcctaagacctttaggtcttcaatttcgtccattccttttgctccaagcataatctatccattccaagcccaattttgctccaaaatgctccaaaatgcacctttttgcttccttagccttatgaacctaaaaacacacgaaaatggtttaaactactaaaataactatgaactaacaacataaatatacgaaaacaagctaactaagtcacctaaatatgctcgTATCAGATACGCCGAACGTCGTAACTcataacaccttacttcgccgagacggctgataagatgacccctgccaataaggattcgaaaacccttctcggctgagacttggatagataaccaatcggcctcgacgcagtgctgtttatccaaactgaagatgctccttggtcggctgattctacggcaacagtgctatttatccaaactgaaggtgttcaccggttgcctccacagtgctgtttatccaaactgaaggtatgttggcggaaaaagaaaaggaaaaatctcaaggtatttgagaggttttgcacagggcaattgtatgttgaattgaaggtccttccttgttgcatgatttttttgtatttatagcacccatTCCTTAAGACCGAATCAAACCcttatctggattgggagtccttggcctgttccaactttacttcgaacaaccctactcccattaggactttgaacttacCCCCTTCGAGGCTTTAATCCTCGTTGgccgagaatcctagttgcaccgGGATTTCCTCGACCCTCgatttatctggactactccTTCTTATGATAGGACTCGACTGACCCTGCTAAATGGCCCGGAATCCATCAGGCAGCCCAAAGTATTTGACAACAGCTTTGGGCTGAGCACAACCctatgctcggcccaacaatcttattttgggcccaaacattgccctcTTGCTTCTGAGGTCACCGACTGTCAACCTTTGGTCGGatttcgaccttgaagaagcggaaCCATCTTTTGCTCTTTAGACTTCGCTGTTCTTGATAACCATCACTATGCACATTTATGGGATATGATTGCACTATCCTGGTTACTCCCGACGTACAGCCACGTGTTGACTCACTGCCAATCATAACAACTTTCAATTATGGCCCTCGAAAACGTGCACCCACCGAAGCGTCTCttcctcattaatgcattaaaatcGTTGCCACAAGCAATCGTTTGTCCTGGATTCTTGAAAACCCCGATCTTATCCttgcaggttcccaaaatattcGAAATGATTGGGGCCatttcccggttaaatttccccccaattcaAACTCTAGTGCTTTAGAATACCAAACGTTTGATCTTCTTTCtgaaatgcctataaatacccaaatttCTACCATTCGTATCCCACCCTTTCAGAAACTTTGAAATCTTCCTTTCGCCATTCCTGCTTGCTCAAACTACGCGCCCTCAAGCTCATCTCTTTGAAATCCTTTTTTTAAACCTACGCACTACTCTATTCCTTACCAATGGCCTCCTTCATCTCCAAGCTTTCCGACGAGTGCAACAAATGCAAGGACTTCATCGACCGGAGCGCCATCAAAACTCTGCGCTTCGAAAATGACCTAGCCACCACTCACCAAATTCTGGGTCCACTATTCAAAGATGCAGTGCCGTCGTGCATCACTAACCTTCTCAAGGAATAGTGCTTAACACCCTTGCTGCAGGGGTTTGATTGGTCGAAATGGTGCTTGGCCCcggtcccaaggagcttggccctcgactACTGCAGCCTGGGCCGCATGCTCTCGACCATAGAGTGGAAAGCTTTCGGTATTTATGACGCCATCATGCTCTCGACCATAGAGATCACCATAGATAGAGAACTGCTCATGGCGGCCttgagtttatggtgttcggccaccaacaccatgatctTTCCTTTCGGCCCTCTCGGCCCCACCGTCCTTGATATCTCGGCTATCCTTGGGACTTCTCCGTCTGGTCTCCTAATTGATGCCGCCCTTTTCAGATGCCCCTCGCCTCTTGACCTAAAAGCGTTGTTCAATGAACGGGCCTCCGAGACACTCAGCCAAGGCGATCGGGAGCCTTCgaaagaagaagttcagaaTCTACACaaaaacttcttcaactacaacactttTATCCTCCActtcgccggccgaggcgaggagagccttaggaagggagaacatgaagccttcctATTCTACTAGTataacaaattcatttgttgtaccaggtcgAACAAATGTTTGGCCCTGGCTAGTGGTCACTCCTTCGGGCTCAGTCTGGCCATCCTCGTCAATCTCTTCCGTTGTTTGGCCGAGACAACCATCAACAAAATTGACCTACACCAGAATGGACCCCTCTGGGTATTCCAGCTCTGGCTGCAGGTTTACTTCTCCACATTTCGGCCTAAGGTCCCCGTTTTCCAGCGTACTGCAGCGCTTGGTCCTCAACTAGCCTCTCGACTGGTGCCTCCTCACCGGGCTGACGAAGTCCTCAAACACTTCTTCAACCTAGACGTCCTCTCTGACGACGAGTTCCTGGTATGCCGACGTCAGGAATACCCCGCCTCGATCAGGCTTCCGACGGCAGCGTGGGTTGAGACCGAAGATGCTACTCTTCGTCAACACTAGGGGTCATTCGTATTGGCCCGTGACCTTCCCTTTGGTTGCGATGCCCACCGAGCTAGCTGGGAGGTTTATCATCCCCATTTTGCcgcccggcagctcggctacCTCTAAGGTTGCCCTATACCCTTGCTCGCTTCTCGGTCCCTCTTAAGTCGATGACGTATTTCTGGTTCCTCCGAGAGGGAGTGTAAGACGACGGAGCAAGAGTTTCAGGATAAGTGTAAAAAATGTCGACACCTTTGGGGACTGGTGGGACGAGTACACATGTGACTTCTTCGGCGTCTCGGGCAAAGACGTGGTATGTAGAATCTTCGGCGACCGGCCCAGACAAGCTTTTGCGGCCCAACCTAAGGAGTTGGCCTAAAGTATATTGTCCTTTCGTCCTTTGTACTTCAATTACTTGCCCCCTGTTACTAATTACTTCGCTATCTCAGGGGGGTCGTGCGTCGAGAAAGGCGGAGGTGGTCGCCGCGGCGATGGCCAAGAAAAAATTGGTCCTTACGAAGAAGACCATTACTACCGGGCAGATACTATCAACCAAGCGCCCACACCAAGACGCCGAGAAGGGGGATGACGCTCCTCGCCCTTCCAAACGCGTCAAGAAGTTGGCGAAGAAAAACGACCGGGAGATTCATATTATTCCTAGTGACACCATAGGGATGACTACTCCAGCCGTCTCTCCTTCCATCCCGGCTACTCCGGCTTCGGCGGACCCTCTTCCTCTAGCCACCCCCACGACTGGGGTTATGGCCGATCCGGCTGCTGTACCAGTTGCAGCTTCGGAGCTGGCCATTGCGCCTGCTCTAGGGGAAACAACCGCATTCATCAAGGCATCCCCCATCCAATGATCGACGGTCATTCTGGAAGAGGTATGATTCCGTCGCTATCCTTTGTTTATTTAACCTTTTAGTCGTAACAAAAGTTTCCTCAAGACGATGAGAGCAACGAAAGTGACAAGATCCCGCTGGAGCATCGCCCTCGACCAGCCAACTCTCCTCCCATCCGTCCTCCTTCTGTGGTCGAGGCAGCCGTCCAACCGGATCCCCCTACGGCGGATCGTGGGAAGAGGCCCTTGGCCGATCCTGAGGCGACGGCCCAAACGCCGTTCCATCCGTAAGATGACGACCTCCTCATTCCTCCACAAGAAGTTTCCTCGACCTTTGTAAGtcttatttcttttttgttgattttatcatGACGCActtgtttttaaagaaatattaaatgtcaggtgcccgaacgttCATTTCATCGACAATTTTATGCACCGACAagcgttgtctatatttcctggccaccgtcgtggccatcaaatgtagataacctcTATCGGTCGCATGAATTGAGAAGCGATCTTAGGCACTAGGCTTGaccattaagttccctgggttcgagtAATGACCCAGAAGGCATGGCCGAAGTTTCCTCCCGGCAGGTCTAAAAACAATCCCATTGTTATGCACTCCATGCATTTCACATCTTATTTTCCTTTACGACTGGTGTGGCCGGCTCTTCTGCTGCCCCTGCCGAACCAGTGGAGGTCGTACCCGAAGCCCAAGCTTTTGTCAAGCTACACGAGCTTCTGTCCCTCTCTACCTCCCAAGTCCTCCAATGCAAGGGTCTTGACTCCGTTGGGGAGTGCTTAAACGACCTTGCCAGCGGTGGTTACTTGAGCACGGAGAATATCGCTTATCTTACTGACCttctggagcggactcggcagCACTTCACTATTTTTGAATAAGCTCTACGGGTCAAGGACGACTTGAAGGCGACCAAGGTTGCGCATGAGGCTAGCCGAGCAAAGGTGGAGGTgataaaagcaaagaaagcgcagttgaccgagtttgatcgccAGATCTCCGATCTCCAGCGTCAAATTGCTGAGCTTCAACGACAAAGGTCCGCTGCTGCTTCAGAACTTGAGAGGGACTTTGAGGCGAATAGAGCTCGGCTTACGGCCTTCGATGCCGGCGTACGGCATATCCAGCAACTGCAGCTCAACAAGAAGACgaggcaggctgagataattttgagcaaAGTGAAGTGGCTGGAGTTGAAAGCTGCCCTCGAGACTTTCCTCCTTTCGACCCCctggaaaattatttttattttattttacgagCCTCTCGAATGTATTTGTTCACCCTTTTCTACGAATTAATACAATGGTATttattcttgcatttcccaCGTGACTGGATAGtactttttcaaaaattttccaTTAATCGACAATTTGTGAATTAAACCGGTCCGATCTATGAGATGATATGCCCCTTTGCCGAGAACTTTGTGAACAATGAAAGGCCCTTCCCAATTTAGCAACCATTTGCCAAacctggggtctttaatcccaacAGGCAACACCGTTTGCCAAACtaattctccttcgccgaacgttttttgtctgatGCGCTGGTTATGCGCTCGCTTGGCAATTTTCTTCTGCGCTATTAATAAGTTACCCGCGTCGATCGATTTTCTTCCAAGTCGTCTAATTCTTGTCGCATAGCTTGACTATATTCAGCACTAAACAAACTACTCTGCTCGATCACTCGTAATGAGTTTATACTCAACTCGACTGGTAACATAACGTCGTGTCTGTAAGTTAACGCATAAGGAGTCGTTCCGGTGGCCGACCGgtgtgaagttcggtatgctcGAAATGCTTCttttaactttaaatgccacagCCCAGACCTCTTTCTTACCGTTTTTTTGAgaatgccgatcaacactttattgcttgcctcagcctgcccgtttgcctgtgggtaatacggcgtagattgctcaAGTCGGATATTCAGACTTGCCGCATATTgcctaaacctatcggccgtgaATATGGTGCCATTGTCGGTTATGATcatttctggcacgccgaatctggtcacaatattttcctctacgaagttgcatactTCTTTGGCCGTTAgttcggcgtatgaccttgcctcgacccacttagtgaaataatCAGTTGGTATTATTATCCACGCATGTTTTGCCGTCCCCGAcgatggcgtgattttgccgATTACGTAAATTGGCCATCCCCTaaacggccatggtttagtaaccgagtggagtaattcggccggggctctctgcacgggtccatgaatttggcatagtatgcatctccgtgcatatttgatgcaatcctttaatatactgGGCCAAAAGTAACCATGTCGTCGAAGCAACCAGCGCATTTTTCGTCCTGGTTGGTGAGccccacaaattccttcatgtacctcggccatcgCTTAGTCAGCCTTGTGTGGGCCGAGGCATAATAGTAGTTACCCATCCTCACCCTTTcggtataattcattttggtatgacacgtaattcgtggTGAGGACCTTCGTTCTCCGGTCGTGTTTCTTATcggggttatcgaggtatcATAGCATCATTTTTCTCCAATCGTCTGGTTGTACCTCGACATCACATACTTCTACGGGTCTCCTTGTTCTAGTAAGGATGGTAGCGACATCACCCTTGTGCGTATTACGTGATTGCGTTGGAGAGTTTACTGATTGACCAAGGCTGGTACGATAGCAGAATTGTGGGTGTTACCCGGCTTAGTTTGCCCCCtgtgagttgtgctccggaggcgatttgggcgagttcgtcggcaTCCGCGTTGTGAATACTCGAAATGTGCTCAAATGTGATCCGTTCAAACGACTCGGCCAgataggtggcgaccatgtgatagggcgttaaagtacaactcatgcaacggaACATGCCgttgagttggttaatcacTAATTCAGAATCACTGAGGACGAGAACACGGGATGCTCGTAAATCGTGTAAAACGTGGAGGCCGATGATGAGagcttcatactcggcctgattGTTTGTACAGCTGAAatccaacttgagagaaaaataccagtGGTATTGGTTAGGTGACTGAATGGCAATACCAACACCAGCCAAGGttgaagtactggaaccatcaaaatgcatagtccaatggttatcgcgtgtTGTGACTAAGCCAATTTCGACGTCGCTACCCCCAAAACCATAAGGAGGAGGGTGTTGGGCCAAAAAATCGGCAAGAGCTTGGCCTTTGACAACCTTTTGGGGGACGTACTAGAGACCGAACTCGGATAACGCAAGCGTCCATTTCCTAATTTGGCCTTTGACGATAGGCCGAGTGAGCATGTAACGAATCACATCTGTTTGGGCAATGACCTGCGTAACGAATCACATCTGTTTTGACGCGGtgaaaaacaaagctaagcacaGTTTTTCGACAGGTGAATAATTGAGCTCCAGTGAATTCAGATTACGGCTaagataaaagatagcttgttcacggCCCACATTGTTATCTTGTGCGAGGAAACAACTAATGGATTCAGCGGCTGCCGAAATATACAATTTAAGAGGTTTGCCGCGGCAAGGTGGAACTAGTATGGGTGGtgtggaaagggccaccttgatttgcgtaaatgtCGTTTGATgttcttcgcgccattcaaactTGTCGGAATCCTTAAGTTTGAAGAGCGTAGAAAATGCCTTCATCTTgccggccgaattggcgatgaaacggcgaagaaaatttatcttcccgaGCAATTACTGGAGCTGTTTTTTTGTTGTCGGGGGTGGGGCGATAATGATTGTACGggttttattttcgtcgacttcaatgccgcgatggtgcaccaaaaaccctaaaaaattacCGGTCGATACACCAAAAGcgcacttggccgggttcattttgagattattcTTGCGCATGCGAAAGAATGCTTGTCGCAGATCATCCAGGTGCGTTTAGCGGCGCTTTAATTTtaccaccacatcatcgatataaactttgACAATTGTACAGATTAAGTCATGGAATATCGTATTTATGGCTCATTGGTATGTGGCTCCGGTGTTCTTGAGGCCAAATGGCATGAGTACCCATTTGTAGGTACCGAGTGCCCCTGGGCAGCGGAATGCGGTCTTGTGGACGCCGGCTTCAGCGATAAAGATCTGGTTGTAACCGGCATGGCCGTCCATGAAAGATAGCAATTCGTGATTGGCTGCAACATCAATTAACAAGTATGAGATTGGCAATAtgtattcatccttgggagtggccagatttagattacgaaAATTGATGCAAATGTGGAGGGCTCCACTTTTCTTTAACactgggacgatattggccaacaaTTCGACGTACCGAGCGATCCAaataaacccggctttcagaagccgaactaattcgtcCTTGATGCCAAGTTGTACTTCGGTCGAGAACCAACATGGgggttgtcgaaaaggcttacaacCGTCCTTGATGCGTAACTTATGTTCTACAAGGTTTCGGTTAAGGCCTGGCATCTCATGATAATTCCATGCGAAACAATCCCTAAACTCATGAAGCAATTTACAAAGCACGACCTTCATAGAAGGTGTAGTAACGCGCtgataaacaatgttcgaggatcattggatgtgccaacattgatttcttccaatgggTCGTTAACCTGGGGCCGACTGTCTTCAAGTTCGGCCAGTGCGGCCtgaactttgtcaaaagatagaatggggccgttatctgcttcggccaaaAATTCGATTAAGTTTATGCCGGAATGTGGCTGCTTGGCAATGgtgtaccaatgggccagcagacgttccattgtcgACGAAACAGCGGCCTGGCGcctttcttgcttggttgcgTCAATCATCGGCATCGGTAATTAAATCTGCCAAGCcgagtctcgccgaatcctgttggacagtcccGGCGCCCACCTCAATAGCtttctgtaccgaaattctcgtcggccgtccatcctcgttaaaaccctggagggtgatatagccgacgtgatcgtcgtaatagcgagcctgaatcatgttggtttcaaatggctgATTATCGACTGGGTGTACTATGACCGATTTGCtgtcccaaaagatgagaacttggtatagtgatgaaggaatgcaactggtttggtggatccattCGCAGCCGAGTAATGCATTATAGTCGGTCTTggagtcaattataaagaatgtcATCATGTGGTGACAACCGGCAACGCTGACTTCTAACGGGAGCACTCATTTGGTCTGAGACTTGTCGCCGATGAAGCGGCTCATTGTTATTCCTAACGGGATAAGCTCgttatcagaacggcgtaaggCCTTCATGACAGACatcggcataatgttgactgtggctccgcagtcgacaaacactttagaaattggaaatccttcgatatgagccgtgacgtataacggctttagatgttggagattaactGAGAGGGAACAGGGGAATAGTTCGGCTAAAGCTGCCTTAAGGTTGTTGCCGTTTCGAACTTCCCCATCGTCGTCGTTTGTGACGAAATccacttgttttgtttcttcagCAACTACGTCCCCATCCAAGAAATTTGACTAATGGGTACTTGGTTGGAACTCAGCCGGTAGGACGTAGACCATACTAATCTTCATATGTTTGAGGACCGAGGGACCCATCGGGTCATGGACCACAGAAGTAATTATAGTATCAGTCGTTGGAGCATCCTCAATCGGACTTTTGAGTGTCTCGGCCCGTATCGGCTCCTGAGGCGTATTGACCGTGTCTATCTTATTCTGGCTGTTTTCCTCGagagaaaacttcaaaatgatatagc is from Pyrus communis chromosome 10, drPyrComm1.1, whole genome shotgun sequence and encodes:
- the LOC137747933 gene encoding uncharacterized protein — translated: MHFDGSSTSTLAGVGIAIQSPNQYHWYFSLKLDFSCTNNQAEYEALIIGLHVLHDLRASRVLVLSDSELVINQLNGMFRCMSCTLTPYHMVATYLAESFERITFEHISSIHNADADELAQIASGAQLTGGKLSRVTPTILLSYQPWSISKLSNAIT